TGAAAAAAAGCGTCTTCTTCGCGTCGCGCATCCGCAGGATCAACTCGCGGATCGAGCGCCGGCCCAGCGGGTCCAGCCCGCTCATCGGCTCGTCCAGGATCAGGATCGGCGGGTCGCCCACCAGCGCCACGGCGAAGCCCAGCCGTTGCCGCATGCCTTTCGAGAACCCCTTGACACGCCGGTCGGCGATGCCGCGCAACTCGAGCAGGTCCGCGAGCTTGTCCCATTCGCGCGCGCGGGCCGGCGCATCCAGCCCTTGCAGCCGGGCGTAGAAATCGATGGTCTCGCGCGGCGTCAGGTACTCGTAAAAATAGGGCTGTTCCGGCAGATACCCGATGAGGCCCCGCGCCTTGCGCGTCCGCGCGTCCTCGCCCAGCACGTGCGCCGTGCCCGACGTAGGCCGCAGCAGGCTGCACAGGATCTTGATGGTCGTGGTCTTGCCCGCGCCGTTGCGCCCCAGAAAACCGTACACCTCCCCCTCGCGCACGTTCAGGTCCACGGCGTCCAGCGCACACACCCGCGATTTCCCCACTGCACGGTAGACCTTGCCCAATCCTCGCGTCAGAATCGCCGGCATCATCCTTTGACTCCACTACGTGCCTCCGCAGGCCCGCTGGTCCCGTTCAGATTTTATCCAGACCCGCCGCGCTTGTCCAGAGAGACGAAATGTTTGACACGGGCCGCGGCCATATACTAGGATATAGCGCCACGTGTCCGTGGGGCATGTGTGTCTGTTTTTCGCCAACCCGGATAGGTGCAGGCCGTTCCCGTGACGTGCGCGGCGCGTGCGGTGCGTCCTGATGTCAACGACAAGAGAGAAAGAGAAGCGGATTTATGGCCAGGTACCTTGGACCAAAACACAAACTGTGCCGCAGGCTTGGTTCCTGCATCTGGGGCAGCCCGAAATGCCCTTCGGCCAAGCGGGCATACGGGCCCGGCGTGCACGGGCCGAACAAACGGGGCAAACTCTCCGTATACGGCCAGCAATTGCAGGACAAGCAGAAGATCCGGCTGCATTATGGCCTGCTGGAACGCCAGATGCGCAAGACTTTCGCGGAAGCCCAGCGCATGGGCGGCGTCACCGGCACGAATTTGCTGATGCTGCTCGAATCGCGGGCGGACAGCGTGGTCTACCGGATCGGTTTCGCGCCGACCATGTCGGCGGCGCGCCAATTGGTGACGCACGGACACATCCTCGTGAACGGCAAGAAGATCAGCAAACCGGCTTTCCAGGTGAAACCGGGGATGACCATCTCGGTCCGCGAGCGCAGCCGGAAGATGCCGATGATTGCCGAGGGCGTCGAGAACCCGCCCGTGCAGATGCCGGAATACCTCGAACGGGCCGCCAAGTCCTTCGACGGGCGCATGATTGCCGTGCCGAACCTCGAGACCATTCCGTTCAAGGCGGACACGGCGGGCGTAATCGGGTTCTACTCGCGGTAGAACGCCCCGTATAGCGCGCAGCTTTTCGGCGGGCCGTTTTCACTTTCGGCCCGCTTGTTTTTTGCGGACGCGGCCCGGCCGCGCAATGAGGGTGCAACATATGAGCATCGAGGTCGTAGTGGGTGCAAACTGGGGCGACGAGGGCAAGGGCCGCATGGTGGACTACCTCGCCCAGAGCGCCGACATTGTCGTGCGGTACCAAGGCGGCAACAACGCGGGGCACACGGTCGTCAACGAATTCGGCGAGTTCAAACTGCACCTGCTGCCGTCCGGCGTATTCAACCCGAAAGCACTGAACATCCTCGGGCCGGGAATGGTAATCGACATCGAGGCGTTCGCCGACGAGATCGACGTCATCCGCAAACGCGGTATCGAGCCGAACCTGCGCGTGTCCGAGCGCGCCACCATCTGCTTCCCCTTCCACCGGCTCCAGGACGGCTGGGAAGAAGAACGCCTCGGCAAGAAGGCCTACGGCTCAACCCGGCGCGGCATCGCCCCCGCCTACGGCGACCGCACCATGAAAAAAGCGATCCAGATAGGCGAGCTGCTGTACCCCGACTGGCTCGAACAGCACCTGCGCGAAATCGTCGATTGGAAGAAGCTCACCGCGACCGGCGTGTACGGCAAAGACGACTCCTTCACCTTCGAAGAAACCATCGCGTGGGCGCGTGCGCACGGCGAACGCATCCGTCCGCTCATCTGCGACACTTCGGCCATCCTGGACGACGCGGCGCACGCAGGCAAGCATATTGTCTTCGAGGCCCAGCTCGGCACGCTGCGCGACCTGAACTTCGGCATCTTCCCGTTCACCACGTCCTCCTGCACGCTCGCGGCCTATGCGCCCATCGGCGGCGGACTGTTCGGCTTCGCGCCCGACCGCGTCATCGCCGTGATCAAAGCCTTCTCGACCTGCGTCGGCGAGGGCCCCTTCGTCACGCTCATGGACGAACACGATGCCAACGACCTGCGCGAAGTCGCCCACGAATACGGCGCCGCCACCGGCCGGCCCCGGACCATCGGCCATTTCGACGCCGTCGCCTCGCGCTACGGCGCGTGGGCCCAGGGCGCGACCGAAATCGCGTTGACCAAGCTCGACAGCCTCAGCGGGCGCAAAACCCTCAAGATTTGCGTCGATTACGCCTGGCGCGGCCAGCCCGTGGGCCGGTTCCCGCTCAACGCCGTGCTCGAAGAGGCGACTCCCATCTACCAGGAAATGCCCGGCTGGATCGAAGACATCAGCGGCGTCCGCCGGTTCGGCGACCTGCCCCCGGCGGCGCAGGAATACGTGCTCGAGATCGAGCGCCGCGTCCAATGCCGCGTCCGCTACGTCTCCGTCGGCCCCGAACGCGACGCGCTCATCGACCGCGGCCCGGCCTGAACCCCGCCGTGGCATGGGCATCCTGCCCATGCTCTTGGTCCCCTGCGTTCGCCCCGCACGGGCGGGACGCCCGTGCCACATTCACCGCTTCCCCAGCACGTCCTTTTCGTAGACCTTGACGGCGTTGATCCAGTCCGTTCCGACGGGAACGCCTTCTTTCATGCAGTAGTAGTCCCAGACGGCGTTCGAGGGCAGGGTCTTGAACTCTTCAAGCAACGCCAGACGCGACGTGTGGTCGCCGGAATCTTCCGCGGCGCGCAACAGGTACGTGGGTTCGAGCAGGGCAATGAGCAGCGCCTTGACCATCGCGCGCGTGCCGGTGACCCAGGCCGCGATGCGGTTGATGCTCGCGTCGAAGAAATCGAGGCCGATGTGAATGCGTTTCTCGAAGCCGTGGCGGATGACCTCCTCGGCGGTGGCGCGCAGGTCGTCGTTTAGGATAACGACGTGGTCGCTGTCCCAGCGCACGCCCCGGCTCACATGCAACAACAGTTCCGGCACGTAGGCTAGCACGCTGCAAATCTTGTCCGAGATCGTTTCCGTCGGATGAAAATGCCCGGCATCGAGCGTGAGCAGTTTTTTGCGCGTGATCGCGTAGCCGAGATAGAACTCGTGCGAGCCAACGACGTAACATTCGGAACCGATGCCGAATAATTTCGATTCGACCGCGTCGAGGTTCAGTTTCGGATCGATCTCTTCCTTAAACACCGCGTCGAGCGCTTCGGCCAGCCGCTGCCGCGGCGCGTTCCGGTCGACCGGAATGTCCTTCATGCCGTCCGGAATCCACACATTGGTGACCGCCGCCGAGCCGAGCGCCTTGCCGATGGCCGCGCCGATTTTGCGGCATGCGATGCAATGGTCGACCCAGAATTGGCGTATGCCCGCGTCGGCGCTTGAAAGCGTGAACCCGCTGTCGGCCTTCGGGTGCGCAAAGCACGTCGGATTGAAGTCCATGCCCAGTCCGAGCGCCTTCGCCCAATCAATCCAGCGCGTAAAATGCTCCGGCGCCAGTTCATTGCGGTCCACCTTCTTGCCGCCGGTCTCCGCGTACATCGCGTGGATGTTGAACCGGTGCTTGCCGGGGATGAGGCTGAGGGCTTTTTCCGCGTCCTGACGCAGTTCGTCCGCCGTGCGCGCCTTGCCCGGATAGTTGCCTGTCGCCTGGATCCCGCCGCCCGACTGCGCCGCGACGTTTTCAAAGCCGCCCACGTCGTCGCCCTGCCAGCAATGCAGCGAAATCGGAATGCCCGCGAGCCGGCACATCGCCGCCGGCACATCCACGCCGTACGCCGCGTAGACATCCTTCGCAATGGCGAAACTCTGCTCAATCTGCGACTCCGAAGGCTTGGGGAACATGGGTGATACTCCTCTCTTCGTTCGTAGTTCAGGCTTCAGCCTGTCTTCCGGGTCTCGCGGGCATCGTAGCGAGTTGGGCACTTTGGCCGCAAACATCCGAACGTGAATGATCGCTTTCCGCAAGCGCGGTCATTATGCTAGGGGGTATTCAGTTCTTCGGTATGCAGATGCGGCGTTCCAGGATCATCTTTTTGCGGAGCGATACCGGAAAACGCCGTCGGGGAAAGGAGAACGCGCCATGCGTTTGCCTGTGACCGTTGCCGGGAAGTCCGCCGCCCTTTGGAGCCGTCTTGTATGCACCGTGGCATTGTTGGGTACGATTGCGGCATTGGCCGCAGCACTCGCAGTCGCGGACGCGATTACGGGCAACGTTACGACGTCGTCTGGCGTGCCCGCGGAAGGTGTCTATTTCGGCACGCGCCTCGACCCTAAGATTCTCTATAAGGGGCCCAAATCCGCGGCGGATGGCGGATTCTCTCTCGAAATCGCCTCCCCGGAACAGAGGCACTGGCTTGCCATCTCCCCGCAACTGGGCCGCATGGCCGTATTCGCCATTCCGGAAGCGCTCTCCGGTCCGATCTCTGTTTCGCTCGATTTCGCGGCGGGGGAAGTTTATGGCCGGGTCGTAGATGCCGCGGGGCGGCCCATGCCGCGCGGGAAGGTCGTCCTGCGGGTTAGGGGACCCGGCGGCGACGAGTTCATCTCAAATCCGGTCTCGACGGACGCGCAAGGCTGCTACCAGACCGAATACTACATCCCTCTCGGCGACGGCATCCGCGTCGAAGCAGGCCTCGCCGGTTCGCCGGAACAATGGGGTCCGGCCGTGGCCGCGGGTCCGTATACACTTCCCCTGGAGATGCCGGACCTGACCGCGTCCGGCGCCGCGCCGGCCGGAACGCGCGAAGACACGGCGGAAGACAGCCCGAGAAGGCTTGTTCGTTACGCGGGGACCGTCCGCGATACCGGCGGCGCGCCTGTCGCCGGGGCCAGACTTCGCTTCCTCTACGACCACGAAGGGGCTGGCATGAACGTGAAGTGGGCCGTCAGCAACGCGGAGGGACGCTGGGCGCGCCTGCTGCCGGCGCAAATGACCGGTTTCCAGATGAACGTGGAGCACCCGGAGTACATGGGCAACTGGCAGGACCGCTCCATCCTCATGCCGTCCATGGATGACATGCGGGCCGGAACCGGCGTCATCACGCTGGCAAGGGGCCGGGTGCTCGAGGGCCGCGTCGTTGCGCCGGACGGCGCGCCCGTTCCCCATGCCTTGGTCAGCGCCGAGGTGACCATGGAAGAGGGGCCGGCCTGCGTGGCCTCGGGGCCGGACGGCGCGTACCGGCTCGCGTGCCTGGCGCGGGGCTTTGTCGAGGTGGTGGCAATGGCGCCCGGGTATGCCGCCACGCCGATCCAGGCCGACCTCCGGGAAGCGGTCACCACGCGTGAT
The sequence above is drawn from the Candidatus Hydrogenedentota bacterium genome and encodes:
- a CDS encoding adenylosuccinate synthase, translating into MSIEVVVGANWGDEGKGRMVDYLAQSADIVVRYQGGNNAGHTVVNEFGEFKLHLLPSGVFNPKALNILGPGMVIDIEAFADEIDVIRKRGIEPNLRVSERATICFPFHRLQDGWEEERLGKKAYGSTRRGIAPAYGDRTMKKAIQIGELLYPDWLEQHLREIVDWKKLTATGVYGKDDSFTFEETIAWARAHGERIRPLICDTSAILDDAAHAGKHIVFEAQLGTLRDLNFGIFPFTTSSCTLAAYAPIGGGLFGFAPDRVIAVIKAFSTCVGEGPFVTLMDEHDANDLREVAHEYGAATGRPRTIGHFDAVASRYGAWAQGATEIALTKLDSLSGRKTLKICVDYAWRGQPVGRFPLNAVLEEATPIYQEMPGWIEDISGVRRFGDLPPAAQEYVLEIERRVQCRVRYVSVGPERDALIDRGPA
- a CDS encoding L-rhamnose isomerase — encoded protein: MFPKPSESQIEQSFAIAKDVYAAYGVDVPAAMCRLAGIPISLHCWQGDDVGGFENVAAQSGGGIQATGNYPGKARTADELRQDAEKALSLIPGKHRFNIHAMYAETGGKKVDRNELAPEHFTRWIDWAKALGLGMDFNPTCFAHPKADSGFTLSSADAGIRQFWVDHCIACRKIGAAIGKALGSAAVTNVWIPDGMKDIPVDRNAPRQRLAEALDAVFKEEIDPKLNLDAVESKLFGIGSECYVVGSHEFYLGYAITRKKLLTLDAGHFHPTETISDKICSVLAYVPELLLHVSRGVRWDSDHVVILNDDLRATAEEVIRHGFEKRIHIGLDFFDASINRIAAWVTGTRAMVKALLIALLEPTYLLRAAEDSGDHTSRLALLEEFKTLPSNAVWDYYCMKEGVPVGTDWINAVKVYEKDVLGKR
- a CDS encoding ABC transporter ATP-binding protein: MMPAILTRGLGKVYRAVGKSRVCALDAVDLNVREGEVYGFLGRNGAGKTTTIKILCSLLRPTSGTAHVLGEDARTRKARGLIGYLPEQPYFYEYLTPRETIDFYARLQGLDAPARAREWDKLADLLELRGIADRRVKGFSKGMRQRLGFAVALVGDPPILILDEPMSGLDPLGRRSIRELILRMRDAKKTLFFSSHVLGDVEQICDRAGILVRGRLTREGRLDELLGERLNQVEVVVSGLSADAAQAQAGRAVSHRTIDDLHIFVVDGQDAANDLVRAVHGAGGRLVEYSPVRKSLEDYFIEAQEKDDAP
- the rpsD gene encoding 30S ribosomal protein S4, whose product is MARYLGPKHKLCRRLGSCIWGSPKCPSAKRAYGPGVHGPNKRGKLSVYGQQLQDKQKIRLHYGLLERQMRKTFAEAQRMGGVTGTNLLMLLESRADSVVYRIGFAPTMSAARQLVTHGHILVNGKKISKPAFQVKPGMTISVRERSRKMPMIAEGVENPPVQMPEYLERAAKSFDGRMIAVPNLETIPFKADTAGVIGFYSR